The proteins below come from a single Bombus pyrosoma isolate SC7728 linkage group LG10, ASM1482585v1, whole genome shotgun sequence genomic window:
- the LOC122571942 gene encoding NADH dehydrogenase [ubiquinone] 1 alpha subcomplex subunit 2: MAAIKFGPQLKELRILLCQTSKSSQGVRDFIEQQYVPLKRSNPQFPVLIRECSDTEPVLYARYEFGVERRVPLQNLKSEEILKCIQELATSKPK, translated from the exons atggctGCAATAAAGTTTGGACCTCAATTGAAAGAGTTACGAATTCTTTTATGTCAAACCTCAAAATCTAGTCAGGGTGTCAg agaCTTTATCGAACAACAATACGTGCCGCTTAAAAGGAGTAACCCACAATTTCCAGTTTTAATTAGGGAATGTTCTGACACGGAACCCGTTTTATATGCACGATATG aATTTGGAGTAGAACGTCGTGTGCCTCTACAAAATCTAAAATCtgaagaaatattgaaatgtatCCAAGAACTAGCAACCAGTAAaccaaaataa